From the genome of Gracilinanus agilis isolate LMUSP501 chromosome 2, AgileGrace, whole genome shotgun sequence, one region includes:
- the PSMA4 gene encoding proteasome subunit alpha type-4 — protein MSRRYDSRTTIFSPEGRLYQVEYAMEAIGHAGTCLGILANDGVLLAAERRNIHKLLDEVFFSEKIYKLNEDMACSVAGITSDANVLTNELRLIAQRYLLQYQEPIPCEQLVTALCDIKQAYTQFGGKRPFGVSLLYIGWDKHYGFQLYQSDPSGNYGGWKATCIGNNSAAAVSMLKQDYKEGGMTLKSALALAIKVLNKTMDVSKLSAEKVEIATLTRENGKTTIRVLKQKEVEQLIKKHEEEEAKAEREKKEKEQKEKEK, from the exons ATG TCTCGAAGATATGACTCAAGGACCACTATATTTTCACCAGAAG GTCGCTTGTACCAGGTGGAATATGCCATGGAGGCTATTGGACACGCAGGCACCTGCTTGGGAATTTTAGCAAATGATGGTGTTTTGCTAGCTGCAGAAAGACGAAATATTCACAAACTTCTGGATGAAGTGTTTTTTTCAGAAAAGATTTACAAGCTCAATGA GGATATGGCTTGTAGTGTGGCAGGCATAACCTCGGATGCTAATGTTTTAACTAATGAACTGAGACTCATTGCTCAAAG GTACCTATTACAGTATCAAGAGCCCATTCCTTGTGAGCAGTTGGTTACAGCCCTGTGTGATATCAAACAAGCTTATACACAGTTTGGAG GGAAGCGCCCTTTTGGTGTTTCACTGCTGTACATCGGTTGGGATAAACATTATGGTTTCCAGCTGTACCAGAGTGACCCCAGTGGGAATTATGGAGGATGGAAGGCCACCTGCATTGGGAATAATAGTGCA GCAGCTGTGTCGATGTTAAAACAAGACTACAAGGAAGGAGGGATGACTCTGAAGTCAGCTCTTGCTTTAGCAATTAAAGTGCTGAATAAAACCATGGATGTTAGTAAACTTTCTGCTGAGAAAG TTGAAATCGCCACATTAacgagagaaaatggaaagacaacgataagagttttaaaacaaaaagaagtagAACAGTTGATAAAGAAACATGAAGAGGAAGAAGCAAAAGCAGAAcgtgaaaagaaggaaaaagaacagaaagaaaaggagaaatag